In the Acidobacteriota bacterium genome, one interval contains:
- a CDS encoding patatin-like phospholipase family protein, translating to MLNTSSSSVTKPVFAAMVLLLMAGCSSVHRKPVPIDKMDSATIPGMPGIRDWSDRPSRHFQEDLVQAVRDGWATEASVTGDHPVNVLVLSGGGSNGAFGAGFLNGWSESGTRPVFKLVTGISTGALTAPYAFLGPDYDDELETVFTNVTNKDIYTIRNPLVVFKKDSLATTKPLARKIEEVVTAELLAAIAEEHSKGRRLFVATTNLDTQRLVVWNMGAIAASGHPGSLELFRSVLLASSSIPVAFPPVYFEVEVDGERYDEMHVDGGVMAELFLWGAMVDIAEATRQLQVDQTKRPEVSIYVIRNGQIDASIEQVRPNLVNIATRSMITLLKSVATADLLRIWALSERHGIDFNYVGIPHTHSEATVSAFNPAEMRRLFDLGRELALAPGSWRSDPPPWVQ from the coding sequence GTGCTGAACACCAGTTCGTCGAGCGTTACGAAACCGGTCTTCGCGGCCATGGTGCTCCTGCTCATGGCGGGGTGTTCGAGCGTCCATCGCAAACCGGTTCCGATCGACAAAATGGACAGTGCCACCATTCCCGGGATGCCGGGCATCAGAGACTGGAGCGACCGGCCGAGCCGTCATTTCCAGGAAGACCTCGTCCAGGCGGTGCGTGATGGTTGGGCGACCGAGGCATCGGTGACGGGTGACCATCCCGTGAATGTGCTCGTCCTTTCCGGAGGTGGATCCAACGGCGCGTTCGGAGCCGGCTTCCTCAACGGATGGTCGGAAAGCGGCACGCGACCTGTCTTCAAGCTGGTGACGGGAATCTCGACCGGCGCCCTGACGGCGCCCTACGCCTTTCTCGGCCCCGACTACGACGACGAGCTCGAGACGGTTTTCACCAACGTCACCAACAAGGATATCTACACGATCCGAAACCCTCTCGTAGTCTTCAAGAAGGACTCGTTGGCCACCACCAAACCGCTGGCCCGCAAGATCGAGGAAGTCGTCACTGCGGAACTGCTGGCTGCCATCGCCGAGGAACACAGCAAAGGACGACGCCTTTTCGTCGCCACCACGAATCTCGACACCCAACGGCTGGTCGTCTGGAACATGGGGGCGATCGCTGCGAGCGGCCACCCGGGTTCCCTCGAACTGTTCCGCAGCGTCCTTCTCGCATCATCCTCGATACCGGTCGCCTTCCCTCCGGTCTACTTCGAGGTCGAGGTCGACGGGGAGCGGTACGACGAGATGCACGTCGACGGCGGGGTCATGGCCGAGCTTTTTCTCTGGGGGGCGATGGTCGACATCGCTGAAGCCACCCGACAGCTCCAGGTCGACCAGACCAAACGCCCGGAGGTATCGATCTACGTCATTCGCAACGGTCAGATCGACGCCTCGATCGAGCAGGTCAGGCCCAACCTGGTCAACATCGCCACGCGATCGATGATCACCCTCCTGAAATCGGTCGCCACGGCTGATCTGTTGCGGATCTGGGCGCTCTCCGAGCGCCACGGAATCGACTTCAATTACGTTGGCATCCCGCATACCCATTCCGAGGCGACGGTCAGCGCGTTCAATCCGGCCGAGATGAGGCGGCTGTTCGATCTCGGCCGCGAACTCGCTC
- a CDS encoding glycosyltransferase, with translation MSEPIVSVLLPVCDPGEYLEDCISSLERQTLEDYEVVAVDDGSSDGSAEVLDRWEQRDPRVNVVHRERSGLVEALNTGLELCKAPYIARMDADDICHPRRLELQVQDLEDMPWVGVMSCLVRHFPWHNVAEGYRQYEEWLNSLLIPESIHRERFVESPIPHPSAVVRRECYEDVGGYHDEGWAEDYDLWLRLFGAGVCFSKVEAYLFFWREHAERLTRVDGRYSVENFLRCKAKYLLEGPLADRERVIIWGAGQTGRRISKHLLRGGAPVEAFVDIDPKKIGSTLRDKPIIEADELRATVGPKMTVLAAVGSRGARDLIRRQLEGIGMREGTDFWCVA, from the coding sequence ATGTCCGAGCCGATCGTCTCCGTCCTTCTCCCTGTTTGCGATCCGGGCGAGTATCTGGAGGACTGCATCAGCAGCCTGGAGCGCCAGACGCTCGAGGATTACGAGGTAGTGGCCGTCGACGACGGTTCAAGCGATGGCTCCGCCGAGGTGCTGGATCGGTGGGAGCAGCGAGACCCCCGGGTCAACGTCGTACATCGGGAACGATCCGGCCTGGTGGAGGCCCTCAACACGGGGCTCGAGCTGTGCAAGGCACCATACATCGCGCGGATGGATGCCGACGATATCTGCCATCCGCGGCGCTTGGAGCTGCAGGTTCAAGACCTCGAGGACATGCCGTGGGTGGGCGTGATGTCATGCCTCGTGCGACATTTCCCCTGGCACAACGTGGCGGAAGGCTACCGTCAATACGAAGAGTGGCTCAACTCGCTGTTGATACCGGAATCGATCCATCGTGAGCGGTTCGTCGAATCGCCGATCCCGCATCCGTCAGCTGTTGTGAGGCGCGAGTGCTACGAGGACGTCGGCGGGTATCACGACGAGGGTTGGGCCGAAGATTACGACCTGTGGCTTCGCCTCTTCGGGGCGGGCGTGTGTTTCTCGAAGGTCGAGGCGTACCTCTTTTTCTGGCGCGAGCACGCGGAGCGGTTGACGCGGGTGGACGGCCGGTACTCGGTGGAGAACTTTCTCCGCTGCAAGGCGAAGTACCTGCTCGAAGGACCACTGGCTGATAGAGAGCGCGTGATTATCTGGGGGGCCGGCCAGACCGGGAGGCGCATCTCCAAGCACCTCTTGCGGGGTGGCGCGCCGGTGGAGGCGTTCGTCGACATCGATCCCAAGAAGATCGGCAGCACCTTGCGCGACAAGCCGATCATCGAGGCTGACGAGCTCCGAGCGACGGTCGGACCGAAGATGACAGTGCTCGCAGCCGTCGGCTCGCGCGGCGCCAGGGACCTGATCCGTCGGCAGCTCGAAGGCATCGGAATGCGCGAAGGCACCGACTTCTGGTGCGTGGCGTGA
- a CDS encoding glycogen/starch/alpha-glucan phosphorylase, translated as MLPEVKIKQPTAEEFKDRFLHYLRYTCGLELRHGRPADHLMALGRAVRESIIDREILTRRTYDEAKPKVVHYLSMEYLVGRLMLNNLIAIGLLDTAREAMQMLGLNLDTIIEEETDPGLGNGGLGRLAACFLDSLATLDYPAFGYGLRYDYGMFRQNFENGWQVEQADTWLDEGYPWEVARHDRTVPVRFGGRIEWVHREGGSPRPTWTGWREAYGVPFDVLVAGYGTNTAGVLRLWDARAASEFDFHIFSRGGYLRAVAERERVEAVTRVLYPADDIEAGRSLRLAQEYFLVACSVYDAMDRFRHRHGELWEMLPDKVSFQLNDTHPALTVAELMRYLLDDAGLSWAPAWELTRATCSYTNHTLLPEALETWPVSLMEPLIPRHLQIIYEINRRFMESVKGIYVDKPDSMRRMSILNEGSDKKLSMANLAIIGSHRVNGVAKLHTELLRTRVVKDFADLWPEKFLPITNGVTPRRWLLACNPRLATAISEHIGSEWPRDLDRLRDLGHHADSHDFQDQFLAIKHTNKLDLASTIRNLCNVRLDPSSMYDVQIKRLHEYKRQLLNIMHVIHLHRQIKADPTRDMQPRSFVFGAKAPPSYYMAKLIIRLINGVAEVVNNDREVDGRIRVAFVPDYRVTLAEKIIPAADLSEQISTAGMEASGTGNMKLALNGALTVGTLDGANIEIKERVGDDNIFIFGLTAEEVETRLATGAHRPWKIYESDPDLAAVIDDLRDGVYAGSDAQPLREIWSSLMEHGDRYMVLADFRSYVEAQEKAAELYQNPRAWAAAAIRNVAAMGYFSSDRAIHEYAEKVWNLRAVEVKEPG; from the coding sequence ATGCTCCCGGAAGTCAAAATCAAGCAGCCGACGGCCGAAGAGTTCAAGGACCGGTTTCTCCACTATCTCCGCTACACCTGTGGTCTCGAGCTGCGTCACGGGCGCCCCGCCGACCACCTGATGGCACTCGGGCGTGCAGTGCGCGAGTCGATCATCGACCGTGAGATCCTCACCCGTCGAACATATGACGAAGCGAAACCAAAGGTCGTCCACTATCTCTCGATGGAGTACCTGGTCGGTCGGCTGATGCTCAACAATTTGATCGCCATCGGGCTCCTCGACACGGCTCGCGAAGCGATGCAGATGCTCGGACTCAACCTCGACACCATCATCGAGGAGGAAACCGATCCGGGCCTCGGCAACGGAGGACTCGGGCGCCTCGCGGCATGCTTTCTCGACTCGCTGGCGACCCTCGATTATCCGGCCTTCGGGTATGGCCTGCGCTACGACTACGGGATGTTCCGCCAGAATTTCGAGAACGGCTGGCAGGTCGAGCAGGCGGACACCTGGCTCGACGAGGGGTACCCGTGGGAGGTGGCGCGTCACGACCGAACGGTGCCGGTCCGCTTTGGCGGTCGGATCGAGTGGGTCCATCGCGAAGGCGGGAGCCCCCGACCCACCTGGACTGGGTGGCGCGAGGCCTACGGTGTTCCGTTCGATGTCCTGGTCGCCGGCTACGGAACCAACACTGCGGGTGTGTTGAGACTGTGGGACGCGCGCGCGGCGTCGGAGTTCGACTTCCACATCTTCTCTCGCGGTGGCTACCTTCGAGCCGTGGCAGAGCGGGAACGCGTCGAGGCGGTCACCCGGGTTCTTTATCCGGCCGACGATATCGAGGCCGGACGCAGCCTCCGTTTGGCCCAGGAGTACTTTCTGGTGGCGTGCTCGGTGTACGACGCGATGGACCGCTTCCGCCACCGTCATGGCGAGCTCTGGGAGATGCTCCCGGACAAGGTTTCATTCCAGCTCAACGACACACACCCCGCTCTGACGGTCGCCGAGCTGATGCGCTATCTGCTCGACGACGCAGGCCTCAGCTGGGCTCCTGCCTGGGAGCTCACCAGAGCAACCTGCTCGTACACCAACCACACGCTGTTGCCAGAGGCCCTGGAGACCTGGCCAGTTTCGCTCATGGAACCTCTCATTCCCCGTCACCTGCAGATCATCTACGAGATCAACCGGCGCTTCATGGAGTCAGTCAAGGGCATCTACGTCGACAAACCCGACTCGATGCGCCGAATGTCGATCCTGAACGAGGGCAGCGACAAGAAGTTGAGCATGGCCAACCTTGCCATCATTGGCAGCCACAGAGTCAACGGAGTTGCCAAGCTCCACACCGAACTGCTGCGGACGAGGGTGGTCAAGGACTTCGCAGACCTCTGGCCGGAGAAGTTCCTGCCGATCACCAACGGCGTGACGCCTCGGCGCTGGCTGCTCGCATGCAACCCGCGGCTTGCGACAGCGATCAGCGAACACATCGGCAGCGAATGGCCTCGTGATCTCGACCGTTTGCGGGACCTCGGCCACCACGCGGACAGCCACGACTTCCAGGATCAATTCCTGGCCATCAAGCACACCAACAAGCTGGACCTGGCCTCGACGATCCGCAACCTCTGCAACGTCAGGCTCGATCCGAGCTCGATGTACGACGTCCAAATCAAGCGACTACACGAGTACAAGCGGCAGCTTCTCAACATCATGCACGTCATCCACCTCCACCGGCAGATCAAGGCGGATCCGACACGCGATATGCAGCCCCGGAGCTTCGTCTTCGGCGCCAAAGCGCCACCCTCCTATTACATGGCCAAGCTCATCATCCGCCTGATCAACGGCGTCGCCGAGGTGGTCAACAACGACCGCGAGGTGGACGGGCGAATCCGCGTCGCTTTCGTGCCGGACTACCGGGTCACGCTGGCCGAGAAGATCATCCCCGCCGCGGACCTTTCGGAGCAGATCTCGACAGCCGGGATGGAGGCCTCGGGCACCGGCAACATGAAGCTCGCCCTGAACGGCGCCCTCACCGTGGGCACTCTCGATGGCGCCAACATCGAGATCAAGGAGCGGGTCGGAGACGACAATATCTTCATCTTCGGTCTCACCGCCGAGGAGGTGGAAACCCGCCTCGCGACCGGAGCCCATCGTCCGTGGAAGATCTACGAGTCGGATCCGGATCTGGCCGCCGTCATCGACGATCTGCGAGACGGAGTGTATGCAGGCTCGGATGCACAACCTCTGCGAGAGATCTGGTCGTCGCTGATGGAGCACGGCGACCGCTACATGGTGCTGGCGGATTTCCGGTCCTACGTCGAGGCCCAGGAGAAAGCCGCGGAGCTCTACCAGAATCCGCGCGCTTGGGCGGCGGCGGCGATTCGCAACGTCGCGGCAATGGGCTACTTTTCATCCGACCGCGCCATCCACGAGTACGCGGAAAAGGTGTGGAACCTCCGCGCGGTCGAGGTCAAGGAACCGGGCTGA
- the malQ gene encoding 4-alpha-glucanotransferase: protein MKTNRTAGVILHPTSLPSRFGIGDFGPTAAAYVEWLAGAGATWWQVLPLHPPGPGDSPYSAISTFAGNELLISPDLLVEDGVLSEDGVTEVPDLPAEWVDYEEVRRYKIGLLRRAYLRFRDESPPKLMRQLAGFREQHRAWLADYTLFRAIRDSHDGMPWYEWPRPLARRDSDALVSWMQEHQQEVDFVEFCQFFFFRQWTALRDWARELGVGIFGDVPIFVARDSAEVWAHPEIFLLDEDRNPTVVAGVPPDYFSETGQLWGNPLYDWDYMAADGYSWWISRLRHMLEMADLVRLDHFRGFAAYWEVSARAETAVEGNWRPGPGRPFFEAVRTALGALPLVAEDLGEITPDVVALKEELGIPGMAILHFAFSPEPRSTFIPYALERNSVVYTGTHDNNTSVGWYLEDASEEEKDLVRRYASSSGREIHWDLIRLALGSVADTAIVPHQDLAGLGADCRMNTPAVGEGNWRFRITPRMLGEGIQARFWDMVEAYGRMPAEPADVTFRE from the coding sequence ATGAAAACCAACAGAACCGCCGGAGTCATCCTCCATCCGACCTCTCTGCCGTCCCGTTTCGGTATCGGGGATTTCGGGCCGACCGCAGCCGCGTATGTCGAGTGGCTTGCAGGCGCCGGTGCGACCTGGTGGCAGGTCCTGCCCCTTCACCCTCCAGGGCCCGGAGATTCGCCGTATTCGGCGATTTCCACATTTGCCGGGAACGAGCTCCTCATCAGTCCGGACCTTCTCGTCGAGGACGGGGTCCTGAGCGAGGACGGAGTCACCGAGGTGCCGGACCTACCCGCCGAATGGGTCGACTACGAAGAGGTCCGGCGATACAAGATCGGGCTTCTCCGCAGGGCCTACCTGCGTTTTCGTGACGAATCGCCTCCCAAGCTGATGCGGCAGCTCGCCGGGTTTCGCGAGCAACACCGGGCGTGGCTCGCGGATTACACGCTCTTCCGGGCGATTCGCGACAGCCACGATGGAATGCCGTGGTACGAGTGGCCACGTCCCCTCGCGAGGCGTGACTCGGATGCTCTCGTGAGCTGGATGCAGGAGCACCAGCAGGAGGTCGATTTCGTCGAGTTCTGCCAGTTTTTCTTCTTCCGCCAGTGGACTGCTCTACGGGACTGGGCGCGCGAGCTGGGCGTCGGGATTTTCGGCGACGTGCCGATCTTCGTAGCCCGTGATTCGGCCGAGGTGTGGGCCCATCCCGAGATCTTCCTGCTCGACGAAGACCGAAATCCGACGGTTGTGGCGGGCGTCCCTCCCGACTATTTCTCGGAGACCGGGCAGCTCTGGGGTAACCCGCTCTACGACTGGGACTACATGGCAGCCGACGGGTATTCGTGGTGGATCTCGCGCCTTCGTCACATGCTCGAGATGGCCGATCTGGTACGTCTCGATCACTTCCGGGGCTTTGCGGCCTACTGGGAGGTGTCGGCGAGGGCGGAGACTGCGGTCGAAGGGAATTGGCGTCCGGGGCCCGGACGACCGTTTTTCGAAGCCGTTCGTACCGCGCTCGGCGCCCTGCCGCTGGTGGCCGAGGACCTCGGAGAGATCACTCCCGACGTCGTGGCGCTCAAGGAGGAGCTGGGCATACCCGGGATGGCGATTCTCCATTTCGCATTCTCGCCCGAGCCGAGGTCGACCTTCATCCCGTACGCCCTCGAGCGCAACTCGGTCGTCTACACCGGCACCCACGACAACAATACGTCGGTCGGCTGGTACCTGGAGGACGCATCGGAGGAAGAAAAAGACCTCGTACGAAGATATGCTTCGAGCTCCGGCCGGGAGATCCACTGGGATCTGATCAGGCTCGCACTCGGATCAGTGGCCGACACCGCGATCGTGCCTCACCAGGATCTGGCTGGCCTCGGCGCCGACTGTCGCATGAACACGCCGGCGGTGGGCGAAGGAAACTGGCGCTTCCGAATCACCCCTCGAATGCTTGGTGAGGGCATTCAGGCGCGGTTCTGGGACATGGTCGAGGCGTATGGTCGCATGCCGGCCGAGCCAGCCGATGTGACGTTTCGCGAATGA
- a CDS encoding matrixin family metalloprotease has translation MRRVPLYLAGLMMLALSSGYAEATTIVPAADPGELARDSHAVFLARAGASRAVERPGYLATATDMEVVKVIKGPLAVGEVIESIVPGGFSDGIGWAVAGAPKLEEGEVYLFFADRDPRGRWQPRLMADSVLRRETTDDGGRVLVRLDEASHLNRAGGFGKAALVPGPVMEDQFVEGLTRSLTGETEWKWDPMLREDLASQFPAKAIPAGCAFMEDNDGTRSVRWNRWDFGGSPLTIRAEDSGDFSVPGGGFTEVSNAISRWNNEPDPTSINLSYGGKVNFLFGTCEDGDFNDYPPPGNNIVVFNDPCDDIADLNGCSGTLAFGGPYFGSIHSFDGTSWWTASSLFVVVNNGAGCMPGNEYELMITHELGHGLGFDHVSDGGALMNANCCNAHNSTDIACAQYAYPLGTTPVATNTPTRTPTRTPTQGSSIPTPTPTRTPTRTPTPGGGGTAASKVTVPVVVHSDGVGGTAWRSDVAIGNRNSTAQTLRFTYQSPTKASFQVTRSLAGFATLLLEDLVQNLFRAGDGRGPLEVEVLHGGKALPVVVSRAYAEASTGNLGSGLPADVEHSTSVVSMPGLFHDGDFRTNVAVTAGDEATWATFELFRGNDGLVAGGVQRKIEAGEQNQWSIKQLFGEVARDGVPMTVRVTLTQPGIVYASLVDNASTDSAVFLGKAPGYTWIVPVVAHLSGAGGTFWSSSVAIWNTTGFTASVELEYLPEKTDNSSGGMVAENILLGPHTTRNIDDVLFEKFGISNGKGVLMVRSTRTVSVVSRVFTACETCPGGGSSGNGVRAVRSTSLTSGDTVLPGVRLLDGFRTNVGLVTGGQSVPFTIDLRDQGGTLRATAFKTLPPKTLQQWSVENLFGRNFVKPDPAGSIVVSADQPYLAYITVIDGTSQDPVFVMPQ, from the coding sequence ATGAGAAGAGTCCCGCTCTACCTCGCCGGGTTGATGATGCTCGCCCTGAGTTCCGGTTATGCCGAGGCGACGACGATCGTTCCGGCGGCGGATCCGGGTGAATTGGCTCGCGACAGCCACGCTGTTTTCCTCGCCCGGGCAGGTGCGAGTCGTGCTGTCGAGAGACCGGGCTACCTTGCAACTGCAACCGACATGGAGGTCGTCAAGGTCATCAAGGGACCGCTTGCAGTCGGCGAGGTGATCGAGTCGATCGTTCCTGGTGGCTTCAGTGACGGGATCGGCTGGGCCGTCGCCGGTGCGCCGAAGCTCGAAGAGGGCGAGGTCTATCTCTTCTTTGCCGACAGGGACCCCCGTGGCCGGTGGCAACCGCGGCTGATGGCTGACAGCGTGCTGCGGCGCGAGACCACCGATGATGGAGGGCGCGTTCTGGTGCGGCTGGATGAAGCATCGCACCTCAACCGTGCCGGTGGCTTCGGCAAGGCGGCGCTGGTCCCCGGTCCGGTTATGGAGGATCAGTTCGTCGAGGGGTTGACCCGCAGCCTCACCGGCGAGACGGAATGGAAATGGGATCCGATGCTGCGGGAGGATCTGGCTTCCCAATTTCCAGCCAAGGCCATCCCGGCCGGGTGCGCGTTTATGGAGGACAACGACGGCACGCGCAGTGTTCGCTGGAATCGTTGGGATTTCGGTGGTTCGCCGCTCACAATCCGGGCGGAGGATAGCGGTGATTTCTCGGTGCCCGGTGGTGGCTTTACCGAGGTCAGCAACGCCATCAGCCGGTGGAACAACGAGCCGGACCCAACCAGTATCAACCTTTCCTACGGCGGCAAGGTGAACTTTTTGTTCGGCACGTGCGAAGACGGTGATTTCAACGACTACCCGCCGCCGGGCAACAACATCGTGGTGTTCAACGACCCCTGTGACGACATAGCAGATTTGAATGGTTGCAGCGGAACATTGGCCTTTGGCGGACCCTACTTCGGTTCCATTCATTCGTTCGATGGCACTTCGTGGTGGACCGCGAGTTCCCTGTTTGTGGTTGTCAACAACGGAGCCGGATGTATGCCCGGGAACGAATACGAGCTGATGATCACCCACGAACTCGGGCACGGACTCGGGTTCGATCACGTGAGTGACGGCGGTGCGCTCATGAACGCCAACTGCTGCAACGCGCACAACTCCACTGATATCGCCTGCGCGCAGTATGCATATCCGCTCGGAACGACTCCCGTGGCCACCAACACACCGACGCGGACTCCGACTCGGACTCCGACCCAGGGCAGTTCGATCCCCACGCCAACACCTACGAGAACCCCGACCCGGACACCCACGCCGGGCGGAGGCGGGACAGCGGCGTCCAAGGTGACGGTGCCGGTCGTGGTTCACTCAGACGGCGTCGGCGGGACTGCCTGGCGCTCGGACGTGGCGATCGGCAATCGAAACTCTACCGCTCAGACGCTTCGCTTCACCTACCAGTCGCCGACGAAGGCAAGCTTCCAGGTGACTCGTTCGCTGGCCGGTTTTGCGACTTTGCTGCTCGAGGATCTGGTGCAGAACCTGTTCCGCGCCGGAGATGGTCGCGGTCCGCTCGAGGTGGAGGTTCTGCACGGCGGGAAAGCTCTGCCGGTCGTGGTTTCCCGCGCCTACGCAGAGGCTTCCACCGGCAATCTCGGTTCGGGGCTTCCGGCTGATGTGGAGCATTCGACCAGCGTGGTATCGATGCCGGGTCTCTTCCACGACGGCGATTTCCGTACCAATGTCGCGGTCACAGCGGGTGACGAGGCCACCTGGGCGACCTTCGAGCTATTTCGGGGCAACGACGGGCTGGTGGCTGGAGGCGTGCAGCGGAAAATCGAGGCCGGCGAGCAGAATCAATGGTCGATCAAGCAACTCTTCGGCGAGGTCGCTCGAGACGGCGTTCCGATGACCGTGCGCGTCACCCTGACCCAGCCCGGGATCGTCTACGCCTCGCTGGTCGACAATGCGTCGACAGACTCCGCGGTGTTCCTCGGCAAGGCGCCCGGCTATACCTGGATCGTGCCTGTGGTGGCGCACCTTTCTGGTGCGGGCGGCACCTTCTGGAGCTCCTCGGTGGCGATTTGGAACACCACTGGATTCACCGCATCGGTCGAACTCGAATACCTCCCAGAAAAAACCGATAATTCGAGTGGCGGCATGGTGGCTGAAAACATCCTGCTCGGACCCCACACGACGCGAAATATCGATGACGTGCTGTTCGAGAAATTCGGTATCAGCAACGGCAAAGGCGTCCTCATGGTCAGATCGACCAGGACGGTTTCTGTTGTGTCGCGGGTCTTCACGGCCTGCGAGACCTGTCCGGGCGGAGGCTCCTCAGGCAATGGAGTGAGAGCGGTGCGATCCACGTCGTTGACCTCGGGTGACACTGTGCTTCCGGGGGTCCGCCTGCTCGACGGGTTCCGCACCAATGTCGGCCTGGTGACCGGCGGCCAGTCGGTACCGTTCACAATCGATCTTCGTGACCAGGGAGGCACCCTGCGTGCAACCGCCTTCAAAACGCTTCCGCCGAAGACATTGCAGCAGTGGTCGGTGGAGAATCTCTTCGGCAGGAACTTCGTGAAGCCCGATCCCGCGGGATCGATTGTCGTTTCTGCGGACCAGCCGTATCTGGCCTACATCACCGTCATCGACGGCACCTCGCAAGACCCGGTTTTTGTCATGCCCCAATAA